In Nocardioides dokdonensis FR1436, the following are encoded in one genomic region:
- a CDS encoding ABC transporter permease: protein MSRPEDQPTGGETQGIPGPTDTTAGITTPGPGSSTLETPEPPPETPSRWHDAARAITTGNALVAFLSVLMAVVIGSLLVLITDETVRETSGYVFSRPGDFLEAAWRAISGAYSALFRGSVYNSRGADFAAQIRPLTETLKFASPLIMAGLGVGLAFRAGLFNIGGRGQMLLAGAAAGWVGINVDLPFPLHLAAATIAGMLAGALWAGLAGLLKARTGAHEVIVTIMLNYVAFYLLFYALSRQSLLQAPGSINPKSLPVQDSAILPDLLGQRFNLHAGLILALVSVVVVWWLLNRSALGFRFRAVGANPHAARTAGIDVGRTYVVAMLIAGALVGMAGANQILGTTTSGVTVDLDAGIGFDAITVALLGRSHPVGVLGAGLLFGAFKAGGFSMQASEGIPVDIVLVIQSLIVLFIAAPPLVRAMFRLPAQEAK from the coding sequence ATGAGTCGCCCCGAGGACCAGCCGACCGGAGGCGAGACCCAGGGCATCCCGGGCCCCACCGACACCACGGCCGGCATCACCACGCCCGGCCCCGGGTCGAGCACCCTCGAGACGCCCGAGCCCCCGCCGGAGACCCCGAGCCGCTGGCACGACGCCGCCCGGGCGATCACCACCGGCAACGCGCTCGTGGCGTTCCTGTCGGTCCTGATGGCGGTGGTCATCGGCTCGCTGCTGGTGCTGATCACCGACGAGACCGTCCGCGAGACGTCCGGGTACGTCTTCTCCCGCCCCGGCGACTTCCTCGAGGCCGCCTGGCGGGCGATCTCCGGCGCCTACAGCGCCCTGTTCCGCGGCTCCGTCTACAACTCGCGCGGCGCCGACTTCGCCGCCCAGATCCGGCCGCTCACCGAGACCCTGAAGTTCGCCTCCCCCCTGATCATGGCCGGCCTCGGTGTGGGGCTGGCCTTCCGGGCCGGGCTGTTCAACATCGGTGGACGGGGCCAGATGCTCCTGGCCGGTGCGGCCGCAGGCTGGGTCGGCATCAACGTCGACCTGCCGTTCCCGCTGCACCTGGCCGCAGCCACGATCGCCGGCATGCTCGCCGGTGCGCTGTGGGCAGGTCTGGCCGGGCTCTTGAAGGCCCGCACCGGGGCGCACGAGGTGATCGTCACGATCATGCTCAACTACGTGGCGTTCTACCTGCTCTTCTACGCCCTCTCCCGCCAGAGCCTGCTGCAGGCCCCCGGGTCGATCAACCCCAAGTCGTTGCCGGTGCAGGACTCAGCGATCCTCCCCGACCTGCTGGGCCAGCGGTTCAACCTGCACGCGGGTCTCATCCTGGCCCTGGTCTCGGTCGTCGTCGTGTGGTGGCTGCTCAACCGCTCGGCGCTCGGCTTCCGCTTCCGCGCCGTCGGAGCCAACCCGCATGCCGCGCGGACGGCCGGCATCGATGTCGGGCGCACCTACGTGGTGGCCATGCTCATCGCCGGCGCCCTCGTGGGCATGGCCGGCGCCAACCAGATCCTCGGCACGACCACCAGCGGCGTCACCGTCGACCTCGACGCCGGCATCGGGTTCGACGCCATCACCGTCGCTCTCCTCGGCCGCTCGCACCCCGTGGGCGTGCTCGGGGCCGGGCTGCTGTTCGGGGCCTTCAAGGCCGGAGGGTTCTCGATGCAGGCCTCCGAGGGCATCCCGGTCGACATCGTGCTCGTCATCCAGTCCCTCATCGTGCTGTTCATCGCCGCGCCCCCGTTGGTGCGCGCGATGTTCCGCCTGCCCGCCCAGGAGGCCAAGTGA
- a CDS encoding ABC transporter permease, translated as MSTQATEPTTTGRTVLTPKIPILLGVVTLLLGAAIAIGSQSGDTTFRISTRRDVLQLPDITVPAEATAWLSVVLMLLCTAEATRRYLARRKTPAWVPVSFSIIAMIGFLAWAAAGATLPVVGLLAGALALAVPLVFGALGGVLGERVGVVNIAIDGQLLAGAFAAALVGSVVGSAWAGLLGAMVAGALVGLVLGVFAISYFVDQVIVGVVLNVLIIGLTSFMFSQVLAPNAASLNSPPRFRPLSIPVLGEIPLVGPILFRQSILVYLLYIAVAVVTFMLYRTRWGLRVRAVGEHPQAADTVGINVTRTRYRTLIIAGATAGAGGAFYTLVSVSQFNREMTGGAGYIALAAVIFGKWDPIRATLAALLFGFASNLQGVLSVIGSPVPSEFMLMMPYVVTVFAVAGLVGRSRAPAAVGVPYRKG; from the coding sequence GTGAGCACGCAGGCAACCGAGCCCACGACCACGGGCCGCACGGTCCTGACCCCCAAGATCCCCATCCTGCTGGGCGTCGTGACGCTGCTGCTCGGCGCCGCGATCGCGATCGGCTCGCAGAGCGGCGACACCACGTTCCGCATCTCCACCCGCCGCGACGTCCTGCAGCTGCCCGACATCACCGTCCCGGCGGAGGCCACCGCCTGGCTCTCGGTCGTGCTGATGCTCCTGTGCACCGCCGAGGCGACGCGTCGCTACCTCGCGCGCCGCAAGACCCCTGCGTGGGTCCCGGTCTCGTTCAGCATCATCGCCATGATCGGTTTCCTGGCCTGGGCCGCCGCAGGCGCCACCCTGCCGGTCGTCGGCCTGCTGGCCGGTGCGCTGGCCCTCGCCGTGCCGCTCGTCTTCGGCGCGCTCGGCGGCGTGCTGGGTGAGCGGGTCGGCGTGGTCAACATCGCCATCGACGGCCAGCTGCTCGCCGGCGCGTTCGCCGCCGCCCTGGTCGGCTCGGTCGTCGGCTCGGCCTGGGCCGGTCTCCTGGGTGCCATGGTCGCCGGGGCCCTGGTGGGCCTGGTGCTGGGCGTCTTCGCGATCAGCTACTTCGTCGACCAGGTCATCGTGGGCGTGGTCCTCAACGTGCTGATCATCGGCCTGACCAGCTTCATGTTCTCGCAGGTCCTGGCGCCCAACGCGGCCTCCCTCAACAGCCCGCCGCGGTTCCGGCCACTGTCGATCCCGGTGCTCGGCGAGATCCCGTTGGTGGGCCCGATCCTCTTCCGCCAGTCGATCCTGGTCTACCTGCTCTACATCGCGGTCGCGGTCGTGACCTTCATGCTCTACCGCACCCGGTGGGGCCTGCGCGTGCGCGCCGTGGGCGAGCACCCCCAGGCCGCCGACACCGTCGGCATCAACGTGACCCGGACCCGCTACCGCACCCTGATCATCGCGGGGGCGACCGCCGGGGCCGGTGGTGCGTTCTACACGCTGGTCTCGGTCTCGCAGTTCAACCGCGAGATGACCGGTGGAGCGGGCTACATCGCGCTGGCCGCAGTGATCTTCGGCAAGTGGGACCCCATCCGGGCCACCCTGGCGGCGCTGCTCTTCGGGTTCGCCTCGAACCTGCAGGGCGTGCTCTCGGTCATCGGTTCGCCGGTGCCGAGCGAGTTCATGCTGATGATGCCCTACGTCGTGACGGTGTTCGCCGTGGCCGGGCTCGTCGGGCGGTCCCGTGCTCCAGCGGCGGTGGGAGTGCCCTACCGCAAGGGCTGA
- a CDS encoding amidohydrolase → MSTDAQLDAARDARLHDLIRDEVESGAEALVALRRDLHAHPELSWHETRTTAAVAERVEALGWRVERLPGSGLVADLGERRAGPVVGLRADLDALPIQETTGDPWSSTVPGVAHACGHDVHTTALVGAAAALARVHTEGMLPGRVRLFFQPAEEVMPGGAVRLLGLGLLDEVDRVFALHCDPGVDVGQVGLRLGPMTSAADQVDVRLEGTGGHTSRPHLTGDLTFALAKVTTEVPAILSRRFDPRAGVSVVWGRIQAGSAPNVIPERGLLSGTVRILDAVAWADAEKMVRELVHEIVRPYGVTAHVDYTRGVPPVVNEAVSNSMLADAVASVLGPDGRVVAPQSLGGEDFGWYVDEVPGAMMRLGTRTPGGATYDLHQGDLRIDERAIAIGARLLAEVAVRANAQPLR, encoded by the coding sequence ATGTCCACCGACGCCCAGCTCGACGCCGCCCGCGACGCCCGACTCCACGACCTCATCCGGGACGAGGTGGAGTCGGGCGCCGAGGCGCTGGTCGCGCTGCGCCGTGACCTGCACGCCCATCCCGAGCTGTCGTGGCACGAGACCCGGACCACCGCCGCGGTCGCCGAGCGCGTGGAGGCGCTGGGGTGGCGGGTGGAGCGGCTGCCGGGCTCCGGGCTCGTCGCCGACCTGGGCGAGCGCCGGGCGGGCCCGGTCGTGGGCCTGCGCGCCGACCTCGACGCCCTGCCGATCCAGGAGACCACCGGGGATCCGTGGTCGAGCACCGTGCCGGGCGTCGCGCACGCCTGCGGTCACGACGTGCACACCACGGCTCTCGTCGGCGCAGCGGCAGCACTGGCCCGGGTGCACACCGAGGGCATGCTCCCCGGCCGGGTGCGTCTGTTCTTCCAGCCGGCCGAGGAGGTGATGCCCGGGGGAGCCGTGCGACTCCTGGGCCTGGGCCTCCTCGACGAGGTCGACCGGGTCTTCGCGCTGCACTGCGACCCCGGTGTCGACGTCGGGCAGGTGGGCCTGCGCCTCGGCCCGATGACCAGCGCCGCCGACCAGGTCGACGTGCGCCTCGAGGGCACCGGCGGACACACCTCGCGCCCGCACCTGACCGGCGACCTGACGTTCGCGCTGGCCAAGGTGACCACCGAGGTCCCGGCGATCCTCTCGCGTCGCTTCGACCCCCGCGCCGGGGTCTCGGTCGTGTGGGGCCGCATCCAGGCCGGCTCGGCGCCCAACGTGATCCCCGAGCGGGGCCTGCTGTCCGGCACGGTGCGGATCCTCGACGCCGTCGCCTGGGCCGACGCCGAGAAGATGGTCCGCGAGCTGGTCCACGAGATCGTGCGCCCCTACGGCGTCACCGCCCACGTCGACTACACCCGGGGGGTGCCCCCGGTGGTCAACGAGGCCGTGTCCAACTCGATGCTGGCCGACGCCGTCGCCTCGGTCCTGGGGCCCGACGGTCGCGTGGTGGCACCGCAGAGCCTGGGCGGGGAGGACTTCGGCTGGTACGTCGACGAGGTGCCCGGCGCCATGATGCGGCTGGGCACGCGCACCCCGGGGGGAGCGACGTACGACCTGCACCAGGGCGACCTGCGCATCGACGAGCGCGCGATCGCGATCGGCGCCCGGCTGCTCGCCGAGGTCGCCGTCCGCGCGAACGCTCAGCCCTTGCGGTAG
- a CDS encoding ScyD/ScyE family protein, with protein sequence MRSIMLSLTAGPALAALAAGSLLSPVVAGPSAGDPAARPVVHGLTSPLSLAVTDDGTVYVSQNFAGLLMRRLPGKKAQVIASVAKGGEAGAVSVRGGAVTYAVSRGHNEVGKIRRIDAQGRDRGVADLGKHERRSNPDGDVTYGFRGISKSCAAKLPKQVGPATYTGSVETHPYATTSAPGVTYVADAGANAVLAISGHKVSTVAVIPPAVTEITKARAKANGLPGCTVGLDYRFESVPTDVEIGPGGQLYVSSLPGGPEDGSVGRLGAVYVVDPASGTTERLARGLVSATGLAVDPGGDVYVSELFKNRISRIADGSSKAKTWRKVTMPGDLEISGGRLWATTDVLKGTGPGQRPGGKVRSFPLG encoded by the coding sequence ATGCGCTCGATCATGTTGTCCCTGACCGCCGGCCCAGCGCTCGCAGCGCTGGCCGCCGGGTCACTGCTGTCCCCGGTCGTCGCCGGGCCCTCCGCGGGGGATCCCGCGGCCCGTCCGGTGGTGCACGGACTCACCAGCCCGCTCAGCCTCGCGGTGACCGACGACGGCACGGTCTACGTGTCGCAGAACTTCGCCGGCCTGCTGATGCGGCGCCTGCCCGGCAAGAAGGCGCAGGTGATCGCCTCGGTGGCCAAGGGCGGCGAGGCGGGTGCGGTCTCGGTGCGCGGCGGCGCGGTGACCTACGCCGTCTCGCGCGGTCACAACGAGGTCGGCAAGATCCGACGCATCGATGCCCAGGGCCGCGACCGGGGGGTGGCGGACCTCGGCAAGCACGAGCGGAGGAGCAACCCTGACGGGGACGTGACCTACGGGTTCCGTGGCATCTCCAAGAGCTGTGCTGCGAAGCTCCCCAAGCAGGTGGGGCCGGCGACCTACACCGGGTCGGTCGAGACCCACCCGTACGCCACGACGAGCGCCCCGGGGGTGACCTACGTGGCCGACGCGGGGGCGAACGCGGTGCTGGCGATCAGTGGTCACAAGGTCTCCACGGTGGCGGTCATCCCGCCTGCGGTCACCGAGATCACCAAGGCGCGGGCGAAGGCCAACGGTCTGCCCGGCTGCACGGTGGGGCTGGACTACCGCTTCGAGTCGGTGCCCACCGATGTCGAGATCGGCCCCGGCGGACAGCTCTACGTCTCGTCGCTGCCCGGTGGTCCGGAGGACGGCAGCGTCGGCAGGCTGGGAGCGGTGTACGTCGTCGACCCGGCCAGCGGCACCACCGAGCGGCTGGCGCGGGGGCTGGTCTCCGCGACCGGCCTGGCGGTGGACCCCGGGGGCGACGTCTACGTGTCCGAGCTCTTCAAGAACCGGATCTCGCGGATCGCCGACGGGTCCTCGAAGGCCAAGACCTGGCGCAAGGTCACCATGCCGGGCGACCTCGAGATCTCGGGCGGTCGGCTGTGGGCCACGACCGACGTGCTGAAGGGGACCGGGCCGGGCCAACGCCCGGGCGGCAAGGTCCGGAGCTTCCCGCTGGGCTGA
- the meaB gene encoding methylmalonyl Co-A mutase-associated GTPase MeaB, with product MLVEGIRQRRRAAVSQAITLVESSKPQHRLQARELLTALSDDSGGAEVVRVGISGVPGVGKSTFIESLGSRLTAQGHRVGVLAVDPSSVRTGGSVLGDKTRMGRLATDPHAFVRPSPSAGTLGGVARATVQAMAVLEAAGYDVILVETVGVGQSEITVAGMVDTFLFLTLARTGDQLQGIKKGILEIADVIAVNKADGDRAQEARVAARDLAGAMRMVRGKGEWAPPVVTCSGLEDVGVDDLWDRVVAHREHLGADGLAGKRAEQQLDFTWAMVRDELEQRLRLSPGVRGVREEIRAAVLAGDLPATVAADRVLAAYDADPR from the coding sequence ATGCTCGTCGAGGGCATCCGGCAGCGACGCCGGGCGGCGGTCTCGCAGGCCATCACCCTCGTCGAGTCCTCGAAGCCCCAGCACCGGCTCCAGGCGCGGGAGCTGCTGACGGCCCTGAGCGACGACTCCGGCGGCGCCGAGGTCGTGCGGGTCGGGATCTCGGGCGTGCCCGGGGTCGGCAAGTCCACCTTCATCGAGTCCCTCGGGAGCCGGTTGACCGCCCAGGGCCACCGGGTCGGGGTGCTGGCGGTCGACCCGTCCAGCGTCCGCACCGGTGGCTCGGTGCTGGGCGACAAGACCCGGATGGGTCGCCTGGCCACCGATCCCCACGCCTTCGTGCGGCCCTCGCCGTCGGCGGGCACGCTGGGCGGTGTCGCGCGCGCCACCGTGCAGGCGATGGCCGTGCTCGAGGCCGCCGGCTACGACGTCATCCTCGTGGAGACCGTCGGCGTCGGGCAGTCCGAGATCACCGTCGCCGGCATGGTCGACACCTTCCTGTTCCTCACCCTCGCCCGCACCGGCGACCAGCTCCAGGGCATCAAGAAGGGCATCCTGGAGATCGCCGACGTGATCGCGGTCAACAAGGCCGACGGCGACCGCGCCCAGGAGGCCCGGGTCGCGGCCCGCGACCTGGCGGGCGCGATGCGGATGGTGCGCGGCAAGGGGGAGTGGGCACCGCCCGTGGTCACCTGCTCGGGCCTCGAGGACGTCGGCGTCGACGACCTGTGGGACCGGGTGGTGGCCCACCGCGAGCACCTCGGGGCCGACGGGCTCGCCGGGAAGCGGGCCGAGCAGCAGCTCGACTTCACCTGGGCGATGGTGCGCGACGAGCTCGAGCAGCGGCTGCGTCTCTCACCGGGGGTCCGCGGGGTCCGCGAGGAGATCCGGGCCGCGGTCCTGGCCGGCGACCTGCCCGCCACGGTCGCCGCCGACCGGGTGCTCGCGGCGTACGACGCCGACCCGCGGTAG
- the scpA gene encoding methylmalonyl-CoA mutase, whose product MTVPSSFSGLPLVGDGGAAPVPAPTGGQVWSAPEGIDVQPSYGPEDIAGLDALDTLPGLSPFLRGPYPTMYTTQPWTVRQYAGFSTAEESNAFYRRNLAAGQKGLSVAFDLATHRGYDSDHPRVRGDVGMAGVAIDSIYDARQLFDGIPLDKMSVSMTMNGAVLPVLALYIAAAEEQGVAPEQLAGTIQNDILKEFMVRNTYIYPPAPSMRIISDIFSYTAAKMPRFNSISISGYHIQEAGATNDLELAYTLADGVEYIRAGLETGMSIDQFAPRLSFFWAIGMNFYMEVAKMRAARALWARLVRQFDPQNPKSLSLRTHSQTSGWSLTAQDVYNNVGRTCIEAMASTQGHTQSLHTNALDEAIALPTDFSARIARNTQLLLQQESGTTGTIDPWAGSYYVERLTHDLAERAWAHIQEAEAAGGMAKAIEQGIPKMRIEEAAARTQARLDSGSQKLIGVNTYRLAAEDKLDVLRVDNDDVYRQQIAKLERLRAERDDEAVRTSLEALTRSAEHGPRQGSLEGNLLALAVDAARAKATVGEISDALEKVYGRHQAVIRTISGVFRDESASAGEGGSKVTEVLAATEAFEEAEGRRPRILVAKMGQDGHDRGQKVIVSAFADMGFDVDVGPLFSTPEEVAQQAVDADVHIVGVSSLAAGHLTLLPALRTALAEQGRPDIMVVIGGVIPPDDVSTLLEMGAAEVFLPGTVIAQSALSLLAKLREQLGH is encoded by the coding sequence GTGACCGTCCCGTCCAGCTTCTCCGGTCTCCCGCTCGTCGGTGACGGCGGCGCCGCGCCCGTCCCCGCGCCCACCGGCGGCCAGGTCTGGAGCGCCCCCGAGGGCATCGACGTCCAGCCGTCGTACGGCCCCGAGGACATCGCCGGCCTCGACGCGCTCGACACCCTCCCCGGCCTGAGCCCGTTCCTGCGCGGGCCCTACCCGACGATGTACACGACCCAGCCGTGGACGGTGCGCCAGTACGCCGGATTCTCGACCGCCGAGGAGTCCAACGCGTTCTACCGGCGCAACCTCGCGGCCGGTCAGAAGGGCCTCTCGGTCGCCTTCGACCTGGCCACCCACCGCGGCTACGACTCCGACCACCCGCGGGTGCGCGGGGACGTCGGGATGGCCGGCGTCGCGATCGACTCGATCTACGACGCCCGCCAGCTCTTCGACGGCATCCCGCTGGACAAGATGTCGGTCTCGATGACCATGAACGGCGCCGTGCTGCCGGTGCTGGCGCTCTACATCGCAGCCGCCGAGGAGCAGGGGGTGGCGCCCGAGCAGCTCGCGGGGACCATCCAGAACGACATCCTCAAGGAGTTCATGGTCCGCAACACCTACATCTACCCGCCGGCGCCGTCGATGCGGATCATCTCCGACATCTTCAGCTACACCGCCGCGAAGATGCCCCGCTTCAACTCCATCTCGATCTCCGGCTACCACATCCAGGAGGCCGGGGCGACGAACGACCTCGAGCTGGCCTACACGCTGGCCGACGGCGTCGAGTACATCCGTGCCGGCCTCGAGACCGGGATGAGCATCGACCAGTTCGCCCCGCGGCTCTCGTTCTTCTGGGCCATCGGGATGAACTTCTACATGGAGGTCGCCAAGATGCGCGCGGCCCGGGCGCTGTGGGCGCGGCTGGTGCGCCAGTTCGACCCGCAGAACCCCAAGTCGCTCTCGCTGCGCACCCACTCGCAGACGTCGGGCTGGAGCCTGACCGCGCAGGACGTCTACAACAACGTCGGGCGCACCTGCATCGAGGCGATGGCCTCCACCCAGGGCCACACGCAGTCGCTGCACACCAACGCCCTCGACGAGGCGATCGCGCTGCCGACCGACTTCTCGGCCCGCATCGCCCGCAACACCCAGCTGCTGCTGCAGCAGGAGAGCGGCACCACCGGCACCATCGACCCGTGGGCCGGCTCGTACTACGTCGAGCGGCTGACCCACGACCTCGCCGAGCGCGCCTGGGCCCACATCCAGGAGGCCGAGGCGGCCGGCGGCATGGCCAAGGCCATCGAGCAGGGCATCCCGAAGATGCGCATCGAGGAGGCGGCCGCGCGCACCCAGGCCCGCCTGGACTCGGGGTCGCAGAAGCTGATCGGCGTCAACACCTACCGCCTCGCCGCGGAGGACAAGCTCGACGTGCTGCGCGTCGACAACGACGACGTCTACCGCCAGCAGATCGCCAAGCTGGAGCGCCTGCGCGCCGAGCGCGACGACGAGGCGGTGCGCACCAGCCTCGAGGCGCTGACGCGCTCGGCCGAGCACGGCCCGCGCCAGGGCTCCCTGGAGGGCAACCTGCTCGCGCTGGCCGTCGACGCGGCCCGTGCCAAGGCGACCGTCGGGGAGATCTCGGACGCGCTCGAGAAGGTCTACGGGCGCCACCAGGCCGTCATCCGTACGATCAGCGGCGTGTTCCGCGACGAGTCCGCCAGCGCCGGTGAGGGCGGCAGCAAGGTCACCGAGGTGCTGGCGGCCACCGAGGCCTTCGAGGAGGCCGAGGGGCGCCGTCCGCGCATCCTGGTCGCGAAGATGGGCCAGGACGGTCACGACCGCGGCCAGAAGGTCATCGTGTCCGCATTCGCCGACATGGGCTTCGACGTCGACGTGGGGCCGCTGTTCTCCACCCCCGAGGAGGTCGCCCAGCAGGCGGTCGACGCCGACGTGCACATCGTCGGGGTCAGCTCGCTGGCCGCGGGCCACCTCACGCTGCTGCCGGCGCTGCGCACCGCGCTCGCCGAGCAGGGCCGACCCGACATCATGGTCGTGATCGGTGGCGTGATCCCGCCCGACGACGTCTCGACCCTGCTCGAGATGGGTGCCGCCGAGGTCTTCCTGCCCGGCACCGTCATCGCGCAGTCGGCGCTGTCGCTGCTGGCCAAGCTGCGCGAGCAGCTCGGGCACTGA
- a CDS encoding methylmalonyl-CoA mutase family protein yields MTTPEGAVEGGLDEPTGLEPEQGSLELSGPDDDWQLSDWESATAAVLRKSRRMSDEDADSLVWDKLTRTTLDDIPVAPLGTRSLLDDLVTAGRPARSGDWDVRAHLAAGPEKLGNEALLVDLDGGVTSVWLEADAGTDLAVLLEGVLLDLAPVVLDAPSAPVAVAEAFLAHAGGTGLAAGTNLGASATATDADLVAVARLALERGLLGVVVDGTRVHDRGASDAQELGWSMAAAARVLRVLTAAGMSVDEAAGLVELRYAVTDEQFASIAKLRAARRLWARVLQLSGATTGVGAEPQRVHAVTSRPMMSRYDPWVNMLRTTVAAFAAGVGGADSVTVLPFDAPLGRPDVFGRRIARNTSHLLIDESHVAHVADPAGGSYAVEKLTDDLALAAWEVLGRLDTPEGPDESALEEMVAGVVARRDQQVATRERPLTGLTEFPNLGETLPEREPYDGWQGVRSYGEAFEALRDEPPAAPVFLATLGPVAAHTARATFATNLLAAGGVAVDVAGPTSGPDDVVAVHSGQRVVCLAGADATYDEWGQAAAEALRAAGATHVVVAGKAREWSDDSCATGLDALAFLTRTRKALQ; encoded by the coding sequence ATGACCACACCCGAAGGTGCCGTGGAGGGCGGGCTCGACGAGCCGACCGGCCTCGAGCCGGAGCAGGGCTCGCTGGAGCTGTCCGGCCCGGACGACGACTGGCAGCTGAGCGACTGGGAGAGCGCGACGGCTGCGGTGCTGCGCAAGTCGCGCCGGATGAGCGACGAGGACGCCGACTCCCTCGTGTGGGACAAGCTGACCCGGACGACGCTCGACGACATCCCCGTCGCCCCGCTCGGCACGCGCAGCCTGCTCGACGACCTCGTCACGGCCGGTCGCCCGGCCCGCAGCGGCGACTGGGACGTGCGCGCCCACCTCGCGGCCGGCCCGGAGAAGCTCGGCAACGAGGCGCTGCTCGTCGACCTCGACGGGGGAGTGACCTCGGTGTGGCTCGAGGCCGACGCCGGCACCGACCTGGCCGTGCTCCTCGAGGGCGTGCTGCTCGACCTCGCGCCCGTGGTCCTCGACGCGCCCAGCGCCCCGGTCGCCGTGGCGGAGGCGTTCCTCGCCCACGCCGGCGGGACCGGGCTGGCCGCCGGCACCAACCTGGGCGCCAGCGCCACGGCCACCGACGCCGATCTCGTCGCAGTCGCCCGGCTCGCGCTGGAGCGCGGCCTGCTCGGCGTCGTGGTCGACGGCACCCGGGTCCACGACCGCGGCGCCTCCGACGCCCAGGAGCTCGGCTGGTCGATGGCCGCGGCGGCCCGCGTGCTGCGCGTGCTGACCGCCGCCGGGATGAGCGTCGACGAGGCCGCCGGCCTCGTCGAGCTGCGCTACGCCGTGACCGACGAGCAGTTCGCCTCCATCGCCAAGCTGCGCGCCGCACGTCGCCTCTGGGCGCGCGTCCTCCAGCTCAGCGGCGCCACCACCGGCGTCGGCGCCGAGCCGCAGCGGGTGCACGCCGTGACGAGCCGGCCGATGATGAGCCGCTACGACCCCTGGGTCAACATGCTGCGCACCACCGTGGCCGCGTTCGCCGCCGGTGTCGGCGGTGCCGACTCCGTGACCGTGCTGCCCTTCGACGCCCCGCTCGGGCGCCCGGACGTCTTCGGTCGCCGGATCGCGCGCAACACCTCGCACCTGCTCATCGACGAGTCGCACGTCGCGCACGTGGCCGACCCCGCGGGCGGCTCCTACGCGGTCGAGAAGCTCACCGACGACCTGGCCCTGGCCGCCTGGGAGGTGCTGGGTCGCCTCGACACTCCCGAGGGCCCCGACGAGTCGGCGCTCGAGGAGATGGTGGCCGGCGTCGTCGCGCGGCGCGACCAGCAGGTCGCCACCCGGGAGCGCCCGTTGACCGGGCTGACCGAGTTCCCGAACCTGGGCGAGACGCTGCCCGAGCGCGAGCCGTACGACGGCTGGCAGGGCGTGCGCTCCTACGGCGAGGCCTTCGAGGCGCTGCGGGACGAGCCGCCCGCGGCCCCGGTCTTCCTGGCCACCCTCGGTCCGGTGGCGGCACACACCGCCCGGGCCACCTTCGCGACCAACCTGCTCGCGGCCGGCGGCGTGGCCGTCGACGTGGCCGGACCCACCAGCGGCCCCGACGACGTCGTGGCCGTCCACAGCGGTCAGCGCGTCGTCTGCCTGGCCGGTGCCGACGCGACGTACGACGAGTGGGGCCAGGCCGCGGCCGAGGCGCTGCGCGCCGCGGGCGCCACCCACGTGGTGGTGGCCGGCAAGGCCCGCGAGTGGTCCGACGACTCCTGCGCGACGGGCCTCGACGCCCTCGCGTTCCTCACCCGCACCCGGAAGGCCCTCCAGTGA
- a CDS encoding succinate dehydrogenase cytochrome b subunit → MATPTLVRGARASRSTITLKILMAGSGALFILYVLLHMYGNLKAFAGHDAFNEYAEHLRELGEPLLPYSGFLWLFRALLIIALVVHVVSAVVLWKRAQAARPVKYEVNKYKHSSLSSRTMRWGGVTILLFLVWHLLNFTIGKVNPTGGATTDPYNLMVDTFGLWWMTLIYLVAMLALGMHLHHGTFSAAQTLGWTSTAAARTRARALGWVLAVVVAGGFSLVPLFTLFGVID, encoded by the coding sequence GTGGCAACCCCGACTCTCGTCAGAGGAGCGCGCGCGTCGCGCTCGACGATCACCCTGAAGATCCTGATGGCCGGCAGCGGAGCGCTGTTCATCCTGTATGTGCTCCTGCACATGTACGGGAACCTCAAAGCCTTCGCCGGACACGACGCGTTCAACGAGTACGCCGAGCACCTGAGGGAGCTGGGCGAGCCGCTGCTCCCCTACAGCGGCTTCCTGTGGCTGTTCCGGGCGCTGCTCATCATCGCGCTCGTGGTGCACGTGGTCTCTGCGGTCGTGCTGTGGAAGCGCGCCCAGGCGGCGCGCCCGGTGAAGTACGAGGTGAACAAGTACAAGCACTCCTCGCTCTCCTCGCGCACCATGCGCTGGGGCGGGGTGACGATCCTGCTGTTCCTGGTCTGGCACCTGCTGAACTTCACCATCGGCAAGGTCAACCCGACCGGCGGCGCCACCACGGACCCGTACAACCTCATGGTCGACACCTTCGGCCTGTGGTGGATGACGCTCATCTACCTCGTGGCGATGCTCGCCCTGGGCATGCACCTGCACCACGGCACGTTCAGCGCCGCCCAGACCCTCGGCTGGACCAGCACCGCTGCGGCCCGCACCCGGGCCCGGGCGCTCGGCTGGGTGCTGGCGGTCGTGGTCGCCGGCGGCTTCTCGCTGGTGCCCCTCTTCACGCTCTTCGGCGTCATCGACTAA